In a genomic window of Myotis daubentonii chromosome 18, mMyoDau2.1, whole genome shotgun sequence:
- the LOC132220827 gene encoding histone H1.3, whose product MSETAPLAPAAPAPAEKTPVKKKAKKTGAAAAKRKASGPPVSELITKAVAASKERSGVSLAALKKALAAAGYDVDKNNSRIKLGLKSLVSKGTLVQTKGTGASGSFKLNKKAASGEAKPKAKKAGAAKPRKPAGAAKKPKKAAGSATPKKSAKKTPKKPKKAAAAAAAGAKKAAKSPKKAKAAKPKKSAKSPGKAKAAKPKAPKPKAAKPKAAKAKKAAPKKK is encoded by the coding sequence ATGTCGGAGACGGCTCCCCTGGCTCCTGCGGCTCCCGCTCCTGCTGAGAAAACACCGGTGAAGAAGAAGGCGAAGAAGACGGGCGCAGCCGCCGCCAAGCGCAAGGCGTCCGGGCCGCCCGTGTCCGAGCTCATCACCAAGGCGGTCGCCGCCTCCAAGGAGCGCAGCGGCGTGTCGCTGGCCGCGCTCAAGAAGGCGCTGGCGGCCGCGGGCTACGACGTGGACAAGAACAACAGCCGCATCAAGCTGGGCCTCAAGAGCCTGGTGAGCAAGGGCACCCTGGTGCAGACCAAGGGCACCGGCGCCTCGGGCTCCTTCAAGCTCAACAAGAAGGCGGCCTCCGGGGAGGCCAAGCCCAAGGCCAAGAAGGCGGGCGCGGCCAAGCCCAGGAAGCCCGCGGGCGCGGCCAAGAAGCCCAAGAAGGCCGCGGGCTCGGCCACCCCCAAGAAGAGCGCCAAGAAGACCCCGAAGAAGCCCAAGaaggctgcggcggcggcggcggcgggagccaAGAAAGCGGCCAAGAGCCCCAAGAAGGCCAAGGCCGCCAAGCCCAAGAAGTCGGCCAAGAGCCCGGGCAAGGCCAAAGCCGCCAAGCCCAAGGCCCCCAAGCCGAAAGCTGCCAAGCCCAAGGCTGCGAAGGCCAAGAAGGCGGCGCCTAAGAAGAAGTGA